The following are from one region of the Tindallia californiensis genome:
- a CDS encoding putative bifunctional diguanylate cyclase/phosphodiesterase, whose translation MIQQAFRKLYFLNRLLIKDPWVVIMLSGFFIYILAVFRHADLLANTTSVLTLFSASYLLYRSVQKTSYPYDKWLFGYVFFWFFADTVWFVLALMPTKDPMLFPYMDLIYTIPPVFLVMMIIHWVATEAKRWNLYQLFLDFAAVLFLLLYLLGQRFYQHFLMERSLGFDDIVMALFTFMGLFILVSSVTLYLSSYRREKSIALCVILIGLMLYGSIEFLYAYLSLLDLYIANSFIDILYLIPPVLFTLSLYHQQNHQPHHHQYPTVTDPPAPHHPLTLPDNYGKRKAPYVFLPLVLILFFFGDIRPGKLLTTLILLFLYYMMSQNIQLSIKNYHLLQEAKEANRNLEEKVQEKTKSLEETNQVLAYYSYLDPLTDLSNRRAFIEYMDALTIRQQSAFHLFYMDLNRFKYINDTHGHDVGDKVLKTIARRLSEDWTKKGRLFRIGGDEFALIVEGFYQRHALSDIAKRIVQVVEMPIAIDPYHFYLGISIGIVSYPKDANTRESLMRYGDMTMYQAKNAFAQSHYYFYDSSIKDLIHEKHVLEMLLKQANANQDFFLVFQPQYEIDGKKLIGFEALLRWNHPDRGFISPAQFIPVAEETGLIIPLGEWVLKEAFRNIREINETYETHYRISINVSPVQLQSQKFMDTLLDRMRAEKISPSWIDLEVTEGAAFRQGHSVEAFFDHLRELGINASLDDFGTGYSSLSYIKRYDIDRLKIARELINGIHEEDSAKEIVRAIILMAKGLHLTIIAEGVEEEAQLSLLQSMGCHEIQGYLWSKPVPRHELEEKVIKPSLVNTRK comes from the coding sequence ATGATACAACAAGCCTTCAGAAAACTCTATTTTCTAAACCGCCTACTGATCAAAGACCCTTGGGTAGTAATCATGCTCAGCGGTTTTTTTATCTATATCCTGGCGGTTTTTCGCCATGCGGATCTTTTGGCCAACACCACATCCGTGCTTACCCTTTTCAGTGCTTCCTATCTTCTTTACCGATCCGTTCAGAAAACTTCTTATCCTTATGATAAATGGTTGTTTGGCTATGTTTTCTTTTGGTTTTTTGCCGACACGGTTTGGTTTGTCTTAGCCTTAATGCCTACAAAAGATCCCATGCTCTTTCCTTATATGGATCTTATTTATACCATCCCGCCTGTTTTTTTGGTGATGATGATCATTCACTGGGTAGCCACTGAAGCCAAAAGATGGAATCTTTACCAGCTTTTTTTAGATTTTGCGGCGGTTCTGTTTCTCCTGCTTTATCTGTTAGGTCAGCGTTTTTACCAGCACTTTCTTATGGAAAGAAGCTTGGGTTTTGACGATATCGTGATGGCTCTCTTTACCTTCATGGGTCTTTTTATTCTGGTCTCCAGTGTCACTCTTTATCTGTCTTCCTATCGACGTGAAAAAAGCATTGCCTTATGTGTCATTCTTATAGGTTTGATGCTTTATGGAAGCATTGAATTTCTTTATGCTTATTTGAGTTTGTTGGATCTATATATCGCTAATTCTTTTATTGATATTCTTTACTTAATACCACCTGTTCTTTTTACACTTTCGCTTTACCATCAACAAAATCATCAGCCCCACCATCATCAATATCCGACTGTCACTGATCCGCCGGCTCCACACCATCCCTTAACCTTGCCGGATAATTATGGAAAGCGTAAAGCTCCCTATGTTTTTTTACCCCTTGTGCTTATCCTGTTTTTCTTTGGTGACATCAGACCTGGAAAGCTACTAACCACGCTTATTCTTCTTTTTCTTTATTATATGATGTCTCAGAACATCCAACTGTCCATTAAAAACTATCATTTATTGCAGGAAGCTAAAGAAGCCAACCGGAACCTGGAAGAAAAAGTGCAGGAAAAAACCAAAAGTTTGGAAGAAACCAACCAAGTACTGGCCTATTATTCCTATTTAGATCCTTTAACCGATCTTTCTAACCGACGGGCTTTTATTGAATACATGGACGCGCTGACCATTAGGCAACAATCGGCTTTTCACCTTTTTTATATGGACTTAAACCGATTTAAGTATATTAATGATACCCATGGGCATGATGTAGGAGACAAGGTCTTAAAGACCATTGCCCGGCGTCTTTCAGAAGACTGGACAAAGAAAGGAAGGCTTTTTCGGATTGGCGGAGATGAGTTTGCTCTCATTGTAGAAGGCTTTTATCAGCGACATGCCCTGTCCGACATTGCAAAAAGAATTGTTCAGGTCGTTGAAATGCCTATTGCCATTGATCCTTACCATTTTTACCTAGGAATCAGTATTGGTATTGTTTCTTATCCCAAAGATGCTAATACAAGAGAATCACTGATGCGGTATGGAGATATGACCATGTATCAGGCAAAAAACGCTTTCGCTCAAAGCCATTATTATTTTTATGATTCTTCTATCAAAGACCTGATTCATGAAAAACATGTGCTGGAAATGTTACTGAAACAGGCAAATGCCAACCAGGATTTTTTTCTTGTGTTTCAGCCCCAGTATGAAATTGATGGAAAAAAACTGATCGGTTTTGAAGCCCTTTTACGTTGGAATCATCCAGATCGTGGATTTATCTCTCCGGCCCAATTTATTCCTGTAGCGGAAGAAACCGGATTGATTATCCCTCTTGGAGAATGGGTCTTGAAGGAAGCTTTTCGAAACATTAGAGAGATTAATGAAACCTATGAGACACATTATCGGATCTCTATTAACGTCTCCCCTGTCCAATTGCAAAGCCAAAAATTTATGGACACCTTATTAGATCGTATGAGGGCTGAAAAAATTTCTCCTTCCTGGATTGATCTGGAAGTGACGGAGGGAGCCGCCTTCCGGCAGGGTCATAGTGTCGAAGCTTTTTTTGATCATCTTAGAGAACTAGGCATCAATGCTTCTCTGGATGATTTTGGTACCGGCTATTCTTCTCTAAGTTATATTAAGCGATATGATATTGACCGCTTAAAAATTGCCAGAGAATTGATCAACGGTATTCATGAAGAGGACAGTGCTAAGGAAATTGTCCGAGCCATTATTTTAATGGCAAAAGGCCTGCACCTTACTATCATTGCGGAAGGGGTCGAAGAAGAAGCTCAGCTATCCTTATTACAATCCATGGGCTGCCATGAAATACAAGGTTATCTGTGGAGTAAGCCTGTCCCCAGGCATGAACTGGAAGAAAAAGTGATCAAGCCTTCCTTAGTTAACACACGAAAATAG
- a CDS encoding short-chain fatty acid transporter has translation MFKKFTNASVKLVQRFLPDPFLFAVILTLIVFLLGIFSTGQSPINMVNHWSGGFWNLLAFSMQMALVLVTGHTLAQAPIIKRGLRNLASVPKSPGSAIFAVTLVALIASWINWGFGLVIGALYAKELAKKVKGVDYRLLIASGYSGFVIWHAGFSASIPLTLATATANLEEMTRGAVTEPIPTSETIFALFTVVPVLVLIATIPFINKAMHPSPEDAVVVDPKLLEDDIEPEIPVNQTPAEKMENSPVLSIAIGLMGVTFVVQHFIQNGFDLNLNVVNFIFLFTGIILHGTPRRFLNAVTTAVKGAGGIIIQFPFYAGIMGMMTGASAEGLSLAQQMSTFFVSVSTEVTFPFFAFLSAGIVNFFVPSGGGQWAVQAPIMMPAGAELGVDAAKTAMAVAWGDGWTNMIQPFWALPALGIAGLGAKDIMGYCLINLIYVGVVVSLFLVIL, from the coding sequence ATGTTCAAAAAGTTTACAAATGCTTCTGTAAAGTTGGTTCAACGTTTTTTGCCCGACCCGTTTTTATTTGCTGTTATCTTAACCCTAATTGTTTTTCTTCTGGGTATTTTCTCAACAGGCCAATCTCCTATTAATATGGTAAATCATTGGAGTGGCGGTTTCTGGAACCTGCTGGCATTTTCTATGCAGATGGCCTTGGTGCTGGTCACCGGTCATACCCTGGCCCAGGCGCCTATTATCAAAAGAGGGCTTCGAAATCTGGCCAGCGTGCCTAAGTCTCCCGGATCGGCGATTTTTGCAGTTACGCTGGTTGCTTTAATCGCTTCCTGGATTAATTGGGGTTTTGGTCTGGTTATTGGTGCCCTTTATGCCAAAGAGCTGGCTAAGAAAGTAAAGGGGGTGGACTACCGCCTGCTGATTGCTTCCGGTTACTCCGGTTTTGTTATCTGGCATGCGGGTTTCTCCGCTTCTATTCCCCTGACATTAGCAACCGCCACCGCTAATTTGGAAGAAATGACCCGTGGTGCTGTTACAGAACCGATTCCTACCAGTGAAACCATTTTCGCTTTGTTCACTGTAGTACCAGTATTGGTATTAATCGCCACCATTCCTTTTATCAACAAGGCGATGCATCCTTCACCCGAAGATGCGGTAGTGGTGGATCCGAAGCTGTTAGAAGATGATATTGAACCAGAAATTCCTGTGAATCAGACACCGGCGGAAAAAATGGAAAACAGCCCTGTGCTGTCCATTGCCATCGGTTTAATGGGGGTCACCTTTGTGGTTCAGCATTTTATTCAGAATGGCTTTGATCTGAATCTAAATGTGGTTAACTTTATCTTCCTCTTTACCGGTATTATCTTACACGGAACTCCCCGACGTTTCTTAAATGCGGTAACAACCGCCGTAAAAGGTGCTGGTGGTATTATTATTCAGTTTCCTTTTTATGCAGGTATCATGGGAATGATGACCGGAGCCAGTGCCGAAGGGCTTTCTTTGGCACAACAGATGTCTACGTTCTTTGTGAGCGTTTCCACAGAAGTAACCTTTCCATTTTTTGCTTTTCTGAGTGCTGGAATTGTTAACTTCTTTGTTCCTTCCGGTGGTGGGCAATGGGCCGTTCAGGCACCTATTATGATGCCGGCCGGTGCTGAGCTTGGTGTGGATGCGGCCAAAACAGCCATGGCTGTTGCCTGGGGAGATGGGTGGACCAATATGATTCAACCTTTCTGGGCACTACCGGCGCTAGGAATTGCCGGTCTGGGCGCTAAAGATATTATGGGCTATTGCCTTATTAATTTAATTTATGTCGGTGTGGTGGTCAGTCTGTTTCTTGTCATCCTTTAG
- a CDS encoding BKACE family enzyme, which produces MTEAINLKNKVMLTCAVTGAGDTTKINPYVPVTPAEIASSALAAGKAGAAVVHIHARDPKTGGISHDVEQYREILQRIREADPELIINITSGGGGDFDPDEENPYQAGKNSDLQTAEERHEPIATLAPEMCTLDCGSLNFGDMVYISPTEWLRKQAALIQKSGAKAELECFDTGHLRFANQLIKEGFIDGNPHFQFCLGIPWGAAADTETMLYLRNRIPEKATWSAFGIGAMQMKILAQAALLGGHVRVGLEDNLYLSKGVLAKNETLVEKGIDILQQLGKEPMTPQEAKALLQLK; this is translated from the coding sequence ATGACAGAAGCCATTAACCTAAAGAATAAAGTAATGCTAACCTGTGCCGTTACAGGAGCTGGAGATACGACTAAAATAAATCCCTACGTTCCGGTAACACCGGCAGAAATCGCAAGCTCGGCTCTGGCGGCAGGAAAAGCAGGGGCAGCCGTAGTTCATATTCATGCCAGAGATCCAAAAACCGGAGGGATTAGCCATGATGTGGAACAATATCGAGAAATCCTTCAACGGATCAGAGAAGCCGATCCGGAGTTGATTATCAACATTACTTCCGGAGGCGGTGGGGATTTTGATCCGGATGAAGAAAACCCTTATCAGGCCGGAAAAAATAGCGATTTACAGACAGCCGAAGAACGGCATGAACCCATAGCCACTCTCGCACCAGAAATGTGTACGTTAGATTGCGGAAGCCTTAATTTTGGAGATATGGTGTATATCAGTCCAACCGAATGGTTACGAAAGCAGGCGGCGCTGATTCAGAAAAGTGGTGCCAAAGCAGAACTGGAGTGCTTTGATACCGGACATTTGCGTTTTGCCAATCAATTAATAAAGGAAGGTTTTATTGATGGAAACCCTCATTTCCAGTTTTGTCTGGGAATTCCCTGGGGAGCCGCCGCGGATACAGAAACCATGCTGTACCTGCGTAACCGGATACCGGAAAAAGCAACCTGGTCTGCCTTTGGCATTGGAGCCATGCAAATGAAAATCCTAGCTCAGGCAGCCTTATTGGGCGGTCATGTTCGTGTGGGTCTGGAAGATAATTTATACCTGTCCAAGGGTGTGCTTGCCAAAAACGAAACCCTGGTGGAAAAAGGCATTGATATTCTTCAACAACTCGGCAAAGAACCTATGACACCCCAAGAAGCAAAAGCATTACTACAATTGAAATAA
- a CDS encoding 3-hydroxyacyl-CoA dehydrogenase NAD-binding domain-containing protein, with protein sequence MNQKTNISQIAVVGTGVIGAGWIARCLAHGIQVIATDPAPDAEANLRKSLQQAWPSLEKTGISPGTSPEDLIFETDMAKAVEKADLIQENVPEVLELKHQVLGAISQACRKDAIIASSTSGITPSVLQQGCHCPERLLVAHPFNPVYLLPLVELVAGEKTEPAVLTRAESFYKEIGMKPLIVRREVEGHVADRLMEALWREALHIVNEDIATTEEIDAAIIYGAGLRWAQMGPFLTFHMAGGEAGMRHMLKQFGPALKLPWTKLEAPELTEDLKEKVINGCETHAGNKSVTALAAKRDEFLVEVLQLAEKYWPEPQSIMKK encoded by the coding sequence ATGAATCAAAAGACAAACATATCTCAAATAGCCGTGGTAGGAACCGGCGTTATTGGCGCTGGATGGATTGCCCGTTGCCTGGCCCATGGCATTCAGGTGATTGCCACAGATCCGGCACCGGATGCAGAAGCAAATCTTAGAAAATCCTTGCAACAAGCCTGGCCTTCTTTAGAAAAAACGGGCATCAGTCCCGGCACTTCTCCGGAGGATCTTATTTTTGAGACCGACATGGCAAAAGCCGTAGAAAAAGCGGATCTTATCCAAGAGAATGTTCCAGAGGTTCTGGAACTAAAACATCAAGTCCTGGGAGCCATCAGCCAGGCCTGCCGGAAGGATGCCATTATTGCTTCCAGCACTTCCGGTATTACGCCCAGCGTGTTACAACAAGGTTGTCACTGTCCGGAAAGGCTTTTAGTGGCACATCCCTTTAATCCAGTCTACCTGTTACCACTGGTAGAATTAGTGGCAGGAGAAAAAACAGAACCGGCAGTACTAACCCGGGCAGAAAGCTTTTACAAGGAAATTGGCATGAAACCACTGATTGTCCGGCGGGAAGTAGAAGGCCATGTGGCCGATCGTCTGATGGAAGCTCTTTGGCGGGAAGCCCTTCATATTGTCAACGAAGATATAGCCACCACCGAAGAAATAGACGCCGCCATTATCTATGGAGCGGGACTGCGCTGGGCACAGATGGGTCCTTTTCTAACCTTTCATATGGCCGGCGGTGAAGCAGGAATGCGCCATATGTTAAAACAGTTCGGACCAGCTTTGAAATTGCCCTGGACAAAACTGGAAGCACCGGAATTAACGGAAGACCTGAAAGAAAAAGTAATCAATGGGTGTGAAACCCATGCTGGAAATAAAAGCGTGACAGCATTAGCTGCTAAAAGAGATGAATTTCTGGTAGAAGTGCTTCAACTGGCGGAAAAATACTGGCCAGAACCCCAAAGCATTATGAAAAAATAG
- a CDS encoding thioesterase family protein yields MQIQEEERCFYQSVLSQWVDYNGHMNDSAYALIFTKALEHFLETLGLDEKARKHHHYTTYTLETHTCFLKEALEADIVQVKTQVLDWDAKRIHLFMEMINREKEIIATNEYMVMGMDQKEKRPAPFPPKVAEALASLGQQHQKLPRPEKAGRRIGIPTKNKPAS; encoded by the coding sequence ATGCAGATTCAGGAGGAAGAAAGATGCTTTTATCAATCCGTATTATCCCAGTGGGTTGATTACAATGGTCATATGAACGATTCAGCCTATGCCCTTATTTTCACCAAAGCCTTAGAACATTTTTTAGAGACCTTAGGATTAGACGAAAAGGCCCGAAAGCATCATCACTATACGACTTATACCCTGGAAACCCACACCTGTTTTCTGAAGGAAGCCTTAGAAGCAGATATAGTACAGGTAAAGACCCAGGTATTGGACTGGGATGCCAAACGAATCCATCTTTTTATGGAAATGATCAATCGGGAAAAAGAAATCATTGCTACCAATGAATACATGGTGATGGGTATGGATCAAAAGGAAAAAAGACCAGCGCCCTTCCCGCCCAAAGTGGCTGAAGCCTTAGCATCCCTTGGTCAACAACATCAAAAGCTTCCAAGACCAGAAAAAGCCGGCCGACGGATAGGAATTCCCACCAAAAACAAACCAGCTTCTTAA
- a CDS encoding TetR/AcrR family transcriptional regulator: MKAAARIVYQKGVFALTLDAVAQEAEISKGGLLHYFKSKEALVKAMVEYTSESYREGVEQRVAHEELEKGMWTRSLIAETFEQAYDEEELNASFLMAVAMKPELLEPIKNAYKHWQQKIEKDGLDPIEASILRLAIDGLWMNKLMGLYQFDESLLHHVYERMIQKTMMMKPAIEEKKEEETKDE, from the coding sequence ATCAAGGCAGCTGCCCGAATTGTTTACCAGAAAGGTGTTTTTGCCTTAACCTTGGATGCGGTTGCCCAGGAAGCCGAAATCAGTAAAGGTGGTTTGCTTCATTATTTTAAGTCAAAGGAAGCTCTGGTAAAAGCCATGGTAGAGTATACCAGTGAAAGCTATCGGGAAGGAGTGGAGCAACGGGTAGCCCATGAAGAACTGGAAAAAGGAATGTGGACCCGCTCTCTCATTGCTGAAACCTTTGAACAGGCATATGATGAGGAAGAACTGAACGCCAGCTTTTTAATGGCTGTTGCCATGAAGCCAGAGCTGTTGGAACCCATCAAAAATGCCTATAAACATTGGCAGCAAAAGATAGAAAAGGACGGTCTGGATCCCATCGAAGCCAGTATTTTGCGCCTGGCCATTGACGGGCTATGGATGAATAAACTGATGGGTTTATACCAGTTTGACGAGTCTCTATTGCATCATGTATATGAAAGAATGATACAAAAAACCATGATGATGAAGCCAGCTATAGAAGAAAAAAAAGAGGAGGAAACAAAAGATGAGTAA
- a CDS encoding glycine betaine ABC transporter substrate-binding protein — protein sequence MSKRSMMILLGLLLTALIFTGCGGNGAAEVEEGEKEVEETGEVVEETTKMAEKFNYEIIGIDAGAEIMSTVEERVMTEYGLDEYELVDASEAAMIAEIESRGMVEEWVVAIGWTPHWKFPEYNLRFLEDPLGIFGEEENIKALGRAGLTEDMPEVAEVLSNFSLNDDQLGEMMMMIQEGEQGDREAMEAWAADHQELIESWIPEGADGEGATVQLLYNNWTCAIAKSNLMAYVLEEKMNYVVEKDMVDVAVLYESLASGDYDAMVSAWLPLTQSNYWANYGDKLEDLGNIYEGAKLGLVVPDYVTIDSIEEM from the coding sequence ATGAGTAAAAGAAGCATGATGATTTTATTAGGATTATTGTTGACAGCCCTTATTTTTACCGGATGCGGTGGGAATGGAGCTGCTGAAGTGGAAGAAGGAGAAAAGGAAGTAGAGGAAACGGGAGAAGTCGTAGAAGAAACAACCAAAATGGCCGAAAAATTCAATTATGAAATTATTGGCATTGATGCTGGTGCCGAAATTATGAGTACCGTGGAAGAAAGGGTTATGACAGAATATGGGCTGGATGAATACGAATTGGTAGATGCCAGTGAAGCGGCAATGATTGCTGAAATAGAGTCCCGTGGCATGGTAGAAGAATGGGTAGTAGCCATTGGATGGACCCCTCACTGGAAATTCCCAGAGTATAATCTGCGATTTTTAGAAGACCCACTGGGGATCTTTGGAGAAGAAGAAAATATTAAGGCACTTGGTCGTGCTGGATTAACGGAAGACATGCCGGAAGTAGCCGAAGTATTGTCAAACTTTTCCCTTAACGACGATCAGCTGGGAGAAATGATGATGATGATTCAAGAAGGAGAACAAGGTGACCGGGAGGCAATGGAAGCCTGGGCAGCAGATCATCAGGAACTGATCGAAAGCTGGATACCGGAAGGTGCTGACGGAGAAGGAGCAACGGTACAACTTCTTTACAATAATTGGACCTGCGCCATTGCTAAAAGCAACCTGATGGCTTATGTATTAGAAGAAAAAATGAATTATGTTGTGGAAAAAGACATGGTAGACGTAGCCGTACTGTATGAATCTTTGGCTTCTGGCGATTACGATGCCATGGTAAGTGCTTGGTTACCTCTAACCCAGTCAAACTACTGGGCTAACTATGGAGATAAACTGGAAGATTTGGGAAATATTTATGAAGGCGCTAAGCTGGGCTTAGTCGTGCCAGACTATGTAACCATCGATTCCATCGAAGAAATGTAA
- a CDS encoding AbrB family transcriptional regulator, with translation MSGTEILLLIGLSTLGYGLFYLLSIPTPAFLGPLILIYGASFLGFQGDPLSGTTVLLLQSLLGANIGVKVTREIFQQMKALKIPSLIMIGWTLFLSFGLGLLLMMAFDLDVATALLSATPSGVSEMGILALALGGNAGIVIIFQLSRLMIAIVTFPIIVEKLTEKDKNQRKKQAWWEKIKGRGSEISHGLKKSLSFQWPGIEIFSYFTTVGIGIAGALLGTWMNIPAGALMGAFFLTGSSVIAGIPLKAPTPFMRIVMQMGIAIMLALNIMNSPMESMKVMLLPTFGFSAIIFIGVYFLYHLLRKVTQWDPVTCLLAAAPVGLTPMSILAYEYAEKPMEVVLLHMTRVLVGKLIVIPVIIFLLV, from the coding sequence GTGTCTGGAACAGAAATACTATTACTAATAGGCTTGTCAACCTTAGGCTATGGACTGTTTTATTTGTTAAGCATACCGACACCAGCCTTTTTAGGCCCATTAATCCTGATCTACGGAGCCAGTTTTCTGGGATTTCAAGGAGATCCGCTAAGTGGTACAACCGTTCTCCTATTACAATCCTTACTGGGAGCCAATATAGGCGTAAAAGTCACCCGTGAAATTTTTCAGCAAATGAAAGCATTAAAAATACCCAGTTTGATTATGATTGGTTGGACCCTGTTTTTAAGTTTTGGCTTAGGTTTGTTACTGATGATGGCCTTTGATCTGGACGTGGCCACAGCACTCTTAAGCGCAACCCCTTCCGGTGTCTCTGAAATGGGAATATTAGCCCTTGCCTTAGGGGGAAACGCAGGCATCGTCATTATTTTTCAGTTATCCCGCCTAATGATCGCCATTGTGACCTTTCCTATTATTGTAGAAAAACTAACAGAAAAAGATAAAAATCAGCGTAAAAAGCAAGCTTGGTGGGAAAAAATAAAAGGAAGAGGCAGCGAAATAAGCCATGGGTTGAAAAAATCCCTATCCTTTCAATGGCCGGGGATAGAAATCTTTTCCTATTTCACTACGGTAGGGATTGGAATAGCCGGTGCTTTACTGGGAACCTGGATGAACATTCCCGCCGGTGCCTTAATGGGAGCTTTTTTTCTGACGGGAAGCAGTGTGATTGCCGGCATCCCCCTAAAAGCGCCTACCCCTTTTATGCGAATAGTGATGCAAATGGGTATTGCCATTATGTTAGCCCTTAATATTATGAACAGCCCTATGGAGTCGATGAAAGTCATGCTTCTGCCAACTTTTGGGTTTTCAGCGATTATTTTTATCGGCGTTTATTTTTTGTACCATCTGCTGCGAAAAGTGACCCAATGGGATCCGGTCACCTGCTTGTTAGCCGCCGCACCGGTAGGTCTGACACCTATGAGTATTCTAGCCTATGAATATGCTGAAAAACCCATGGAAGTAGTGTTGCTACACATGACCCGTGTGCTGGTAGGTAAGTTGATTGTCATACCAGTGATTATATTCTTATTGGTATAA
- the udk gene encoding uridine kinase, which yields MKKPILIGVTGGTGSGKSTVARQIFKQLPNQNIATIPQDAYYKNQDHLPMEERIQTNYDHPMSFETDLLVKHLKSLLSGESIQMPQYDFERHTRKSETLLVETRDIIILEGILLFNEPKLRELMNIKIFVDTDADIRVIRRIKRDIRDRGRTLESVIDQYMNTVRPAHLQFVEPNKKYADIIIPEGGKNMVAIDIIVTKIKSILT from the coding sequence ATGAAAAAGCCTATTCTGATTGGCGTCACCGGTGGCACCGGTTCCGGAAAGAGTACGGTGGCACGGCAGATTTTCAAGCAACTGCCAAATCAAAATATTGCCACCATTCCACAGGACGCCTATTATAAAAATCAGGATCATCTGCCAATGGAAGAACGCATTCAAACCAATTATGATCATCCCATGTCCTTTGAAACAGATTTGCTGGTAAAACATTTGAAAAGCCTGTTATCAGGAGAAAGCATTCAGATGCCTCAATATGATTTTGAAAGGCATACCCGTAAATCAGAAACTTTGCTGGTGGAAACCAGAGACATTATTATTCTGGAAGGAATCCTGCTTTTTAATGAACCAAAACTTCGAGAATTAATGAACATTAAAATTTTTGTGGATACGGATGCAGATATTCGAGTGATACGGCGTATTAAAAGAGATATCCGAGACCGGGGCCGAACCTTGGAGTCTGTTATTGATCAATATATGAACACGGTTCGTCCGGCTCACTTACAATTTGTGGAACCAAATAAAAAATATGCGGATATTATTATTCCAGAAGGCGGTAAAAACATGGTGGCCATTGACATTATTGTCACTAAAATAAAATCCATTCTTACATAA